From one Magnolia sinica isolate HGM2019 chromosome 18, MsV1, whole genome shotgun sequence genomic stretch:
- the LOC131233607 gene encoding MYB-like transcription factor ODO1 yields the protein MGRQPCCDKLGVKKGPWTAEEDKKLINFILTNGQCCWRAVPKLAGLLRCGKSCRLRWTNYLRPDLKRGLLTEDEEKLVIDLHARLGNRWSKIAAKLPGRTDNEIKNHWNTHIKKKLIKMGIDPVTHKPLHQEANHIAQPAVGPPQSTVHQSLSSALRPLENCSSDELRSSDNTSIDEDPLMSCLWGEEVQLIDASWKFPSSDGYFSNTVASFWEENCEWFSDCHEFRIADLGLECLESMGNPDMTGKG from the exons ATGGGCCGTCAACCTTGCTGCGACAAGCTGGGCGTGAAGAAGGGGCCATGGACAGCCGAGGAAGacaagaagctcatcaacttcaTCCTCACCAATGGCCAATGTTGTTGGCGGGCCGTGCCTAAGCTCGCCGGTCTCCTCCGATGCGGCAAGAGCTGTAGGCTTAGGTGGACTAATTATCTTAGACCCGATCTCAAAAGGGGCCTCTTGACAGAAGACGAGGAGAAGCTTGTCATAGATCTCCATGCCCGCCTTGGAAATAG ATGGTCGAAGATTGCTGCAAAATTGCCTGGAAGGACGGATAATGAAATAAAGAACCATTGGAACACTCACATCAAGAAAAAGCTCATTAAGATGGGCATTGACCCTGTGACTCATAAGCCGCTGCATCAAGAAGCTAACCATATTGCCCAACCTGCCGTTGGCCCACCGCAATCAACCGTTCATCAGTCACTATCTTCGGCATTAAGGCCACTTGAGAATTGTTCGAGCGATGAGTTGCGGTCTTCCGACAACACCAGCATCGATGAAGATCCACTAATGAGTTGCTTGTGGGGGGAGGAAGTCCAGCTGATCGACGCGTCGTGGAAGTTTCCGAGCTCCGACGGTTATTTTAGTAATACTGTGGCGTCTTTCTGGGAGGAGAATTGTGAATGGTTCTCGGATTGCCATGAATTTAGGATTGCGGACTTGGGTTTGGAGTGTTTGGAGAGCATGGGTAATCCTGACATGACTGGGAAGGGCTGA